A section of the Acidobacterium capsulatum ATCC 51196 genome encodes:
- a CDS encoding carbon-nitrogen hydrolase, whose translation MKNQNFRVGLIQMSCGPDPEANLQKAVERVREAARLGAEVICLPELFRAQYFCQREDIALFDEAEPIPGPSTAAIGEVAREARVTVIASLFERRAPGLYHNTAAYIQPDGSLGGIYRKMHIPDDPLYYEKFYFTPGDLGYKAYDTQVGRVGTLVCWDQWYPEGARITALQGANVLFYPTAIGWHPAEKDEFGVAQYEAWQTIQRAHAIANGVFVAAVNRVGHEHGDVRGNRVEGAGLEFWGGSFLADPFGRIVAKAAHDKEEILIGEIDLKLLEETRRNWPFLRDRRIDSYEPIVHRFLDGGK comes from the coding sequence ATGAAAAACCAGAACTTTCGCGTAGGGCTGATTCAAATGAGCTGCGGCCCTGATCCTGAAGCCAACCTGCAGAAGGCTGTCGAGCGCGTGCGCGAGGCCGCCCGGCTGGGCGCCGAGGTGATCTGCCTGCCCGAGCTCTTCCGCGCGCAGTACTTCTGCCAGCGTGAAGACATTGCCCTTTTTGACGAGGCCGAACCCATCCCCGGCCCCAGCACGGCGGCCATCGGCGAGGTAGCGCGCGAGGCCAGGGTCACGGTGATTGCGTCGCTCTTTGAGCGCCGCGCCCCGGGCCTCTATCACAATACGGCGGCCTACATTCAGCCCGACGGCTCGCTCGGTGGCATCTACCGCAAGATGCACATTCCTGACGATCCGCTTTATTACGAAAAGTTCTACTTCACGCCGGGCGACCTGGGCTACAAGGCTTATGACACACAGGTGGGCCGCGTGGGCACGCTCGTCTGCTGGGACCAGTGGTACCCCGAGGGCGCGCGCATCACCGCGCTTCAGGGCGCGAATGTGCTCTTCTACCCCACGGCGATTGGCTGGCATCCGGCAGAGAAGGACGAATTTGGCGTGGCGCAGTATGAGGCGTGGCAAACCATTCAGCGCGCGCATGCCATTGCCAATGGCGTATTTGTGGCCGCCGTCAATCGCGTAGGCCATGAGCATGGCGATGTGCGCGGCAACCGCGTCGAGGGCGCGGGGCTGGAGTTCTGGGGTGGCTCGTTCCTGGCCGACCCCTTCGGGCGCATCGTGGCCAAGGCCGCGCATGACAAGGAAGAGATTCTGATCGGCGAAATTGACCTGAAGCTGCTCGAAGAGACGCGCCGCAACTGGCCCTTTCTGCGCGACCGCCGCATCGACTCCTATGAGCCGATCGTGCATCGCTTTCTGGATGGAGGCAAGTAA
- a CDS encoding agmatine deiminase family protein — protein sequence MSGTPREQDYRMPAEWERHAATWIAWPRNPNDWPGKFQPIPWVYADIVRHLSRVEIVHILVHDAEAERRASGILKRAGANLTNVRLHRWPTNRVWTRDSGPIFVKKTGKASGKSQAKAQEKESSLAVTNWKFNAWAKYPDWQLDDQIPVRVANLLGLPCWSPAIKTGAGMHELVLEGGSIDGNGAGILLTTEECLLSEVQQRNPGVSKSQLEKAFHDYLGIEQVVWLHRGTAGDDTHGHVDDITRFVNTNTIVTAVEQNLNDENHLPLAENLDRLRAARNLEGKPFQIVTLPMPSPVVFEGQRLPASYANFYIANGLVLVPTFNDPNDRKALNILAEVFPEHSVTGIHCGDFIWGLGALHCMTQQQPE from the coding sequence ATGAGCGGCACGCCACGCGAGCAGGACTATCGCATGCCGGCCGAGTGGGAGCGCCACGCCGCCACCTGGATCGCCTGGCCCCGCAACCCCAATGACTGGCCGGGCAAATTTCAGCCCATTCCGTGGGTGTATGCCGACATTGTGCGCCATCTCTCCCGCGTGGAGATCGTTCACATCCTCGTGCATGACGCCGAGGCCGAGCGCCGGGCCTCCGGCATTCTGAAGCGCGCCGGAGCTAACCTGACCAACGTGCGGCTGCACCGCTGGCCCACCAATCGCGTGTGGACGCGTGACTCCGGACCGATCTTCGTCAAGAAAACCGGCAAGGCATCCGGAAAATCCCAGGCCAAGGCGCAGGAGAAGGAATCAAGCCTCGCGGTGACCAACTGGAAATTCAATGCCTGGGCGAAGTATCCGGACTGGCAGCTCGATGACCAGATTCCGGTGCGCGTCGCCAACCTGCTCGGCCTCCCCTGCTGGTCGCCGGCCATCAAGACCGGCGCGGGGATGCACGAGCTGGTGCTCGAGGGCGGCTCCATTGACGGGAACGGCGCGGGCATTCTGCTCACCACCGAGGAGTGCCTGCTCAGCGAAGTGCAGCAACGCAATCCCGGCGTGAGCAAATCGCAGTTGGAGAAGGCTTTTCACGACTATCTCGGCATTGAGCAGGTCGTCTGGCTGCATCGCGGCACCGCCGGCGATGACACGCACGGCCACGTGGACGACATCACGCGCTTTGTGAATACCAACACCATCGTGACGGCCGTGGAGCAAAACCTGAACGATGAAAATCACCTGCCGCTGGCTGAAAATCTTGACCGGCTGCGCGCCGCCCGCAATCTCGAGGGCAAGCCCTTTCAGATCGTCACCCTGCCCATGCCCTCACCCGTGGTCTTTGAGGGCCAGCGGCTGCCGGCCAGCTACGCGAACTTTTACATTGCCAACGGGCTGGTGCTGGTGCCAACCTTTAATGACCCCAATGACCGCAAGGCCCTCAACATTCTGGCCGAGGTCTTCCCGGAGCACAGCGTGACGGGTATTCACTGTGGGGATTTCATTTGGGGGCTGGGTGCGCTGCACTGCATGACGCAACAGCAACCGGAGTAG
- a CDS encoding pyruvoyl-dependent arginine decarboxylase encodes MVPKRLFFTKGVGKHKERLTSFELALRDAGIAAQNLVRVSSIFPPQAKLITRKEGLTYLSPGEVVFAVVAENSTREPHRLVASSIGVAIPTDRNTYGYLSEHHSFGETEEQAGEYAEELAAEMLATTLDVDFDPDKSWDEKKEIYRISNKIVRTANVTQSAIGDKRGLWTTTIAAAILIFE; translated from the coding sequence ATGGTTCCGAAGCGCCTCTTTTTCACCAAGGGCGTCGGAAAGCACAAGGAACGTCTTACTTCCTTTGAGTTGGCACTTCGCGATGCGGGCATCGCCGCACAGAATCTGGTGCGCGTTTCGTCCATTTTTCCGCCGCAGGCGAAGCTGATCACCCGCAAAGAGGGCCTGACGTACCTTTCCCCCGGCGAAGTGGTCTTTGCCGTGGTGGCGGAGAACTCGACGCGTGAACCCCACCGCCTGGTTGCCTCCAGCATCGGCGTGGCCATCCCGACCGACCGCAACACCTACGGCTACCTGAGCGAGCACCACAGCTTTGGCGAGACCGAGGAGCAGGCCGGCGAGTACGCTGAAGAGCTGGCCGCCGAAATGCTGGCCACCACGCTCGACGTGGACTTTGACCCGGATAAGAGCTGGGACGAAAAGAAGGAAATCTACCGCATCTCCAACAAGATTGTGCGCACGGCCAACGTGACGCAGTCGGCAATCGGCGACAAGCGCGGTTTGTGGACGACGACCATCGCTGCCGCAATTCTGATCTTCGAGTAA
- the tadA gene encoding tRNA adenosine(34) deaminase TadA, with the protein MHDPQTELWMQAALAEARAAEAAGEVPVGAVAVVEGSILARGQNRVLRDVDPTAHAEMVVLRAAAEAIGNYRLTGCELYVTLEPCAMCAGAMVHARLARLVYGASDPKAGAAGSVLAVVNHPQLNHQMEITGGVLAEECGTLLREFFRARR; encoded by the coding sequence ATGCACGATCCGCAGACTGAACTCTGGATGCAGGCCGCCCTCGCTGAAGCGCGCGCCGCCGAGGCGGCCGGGGAGGTTCCGGTCGGCGCAGTGGCTGTCGTGGAAGGAAGCATCCTTGCGCGGGGCCAGAATCGCGTGCTGCGTGATGTGGACCCCACGGCGCACGCCGAAATGGTCGTCCTGCGCGCCGCCGCCGAGGCCATCGGCAACTACCGGCTGACCGGTTGCGAGCTGTATGTGACGCTGGAGCCCTGCGCCATGTGCGCGGGCGCCATGGTACACGCGCGGCTGGCGCGGCTGGTGTATGGCGCCAGCGACCCCAAGGCGGGCGCGGCCGGCTCGGTGCTGGCCGTGGTGAATCACCCTCAGTTGAATCACCAGATGGAAATCACCGGCGGCGTCCTGGCCGAAGAGTGCGGCACTCTCCTGCGTGAATTCTTCCGCGCCCGCCGCTGA
- a CDS encoding immunity 53 family protein, which produces MPMPNTDHLEWLETWYQEQCNGEWEHSHGVHLDTLDESGWQLTINLTGTSAEHIAPRKLAFDSPAGDWITCTLAGGRFEGSGDPRKLEQIIGVFRRWVDAPAASRP; this is translated from the coding sequence ATGCCCATGCCAAACACCGATCATCTGGAATGGCTCGAAACCTGGTACCAGGAGCAGTGCAACGGCGAGTGGGAGCATAGCCACGGCGTGCATCTGGACACGCTCGACGAGAGCGGCTGGCAGTTGACCATCAATCTGACCGGCACCAGCGCCGAGCACATTGCGCCGCGGAAGCTGGCCTTTGACAGCCCTGCGGGCGACTGGATCACCTGCACCCTCGCGGGCGGCCGATTTGAAGGCTCGGGGGACCCGCGCAAGCTGGAGCAGATCATCGGCGTCTTTCGCCGGTGGGTGGACGCGCCGGCAGCAAGCCGGCCGTAA